From one Gemmatimonadaceae bacterium genomic stretch:
- a CDS encoding glycosyltransferase, translating into MAALIAAVCSAAYLLLLALKGAGVWISIRESRQRARRAAPPPADWMQSVCVLQPILSGDPRLPEVLADTVTALPHVQFLWLVDRNDLVAGRIVSAIRRAHPSVAIDVQHFDAAPPGVNPKLYKLAPALDTVARPIAVVLDDDARLSPRSLQQMVTELDDADLVTALPFYRDHGRDLGAGVLAQFVNNNSALTYLSLLPVMAPVSINGMCYAARTVQVSGADSLAPVVRCLADDLAVAQLFRGRGRRIVQSTAPVALETSTPTFGRYWRQMHRWFVFAWLLLRDQGRAVQLLIVILHAAPPALLLVMLVATVLAGSPLPWVLTGIVVLLRAFVVIGIQRALTARHRHRVVLSLVSELLQPLHLMHALLDRTITWRTRTYHVRANRDFSAV; encoded by the coding sequence ATGGCGGCGCTGATTGCCGCGGTGTGCAGCGCCGCATACCTGCTGCTGCTGGCGCTCAAGGGCGCTGGCGTGTGGATCAGCATTCGCGAGAGTCGGCAGCGTGCCCGGCGCGCGGCACCGCCCCCGGCAGACTGGATGCAGTCGGTCTGCGTGCTGCAGCCGATCCTGAGCGGCGATCCGCGACTGCCGGAGGTGCTGGCCGACACTGTCACGGCATTGCCCCATGTGCAGTTTCTCTGGCTGGTCGACCGCAATGATCTTGTCGCGGGCCGCATCGTCAGTGCGATCCGCCGCGCGCACCCGTCCGTCGCCATCGACGTGCAGCACTTCGACGCGGCGCCTCCGGGCGTGAACCCGAAGCTGTACAAGCTTGCGCCTGCGCTCGACACGGTCGCGAGGCCCATCGCCGTCGTCCTGGACGACGATGCCAGGCTGAGCCCGCGGAGCCTGCAGCAGATGGTCACGGAGCTCGACGATGCAGATCTCGTGACCGCCTTGCCGTTCTATCGTGACCACGGCCGCGACCTGGGCGCGGGGGTGCTGGCGCAGTTCGTGAACAACAACAGTGCGCTCACGTACCTGTCGCTGCTGCCGGTGATGGCGCCCGTCTCGATCAACGGGATGTGCTACGCGGCGCGGACGGTGCAAGTCTCTGGTGCTGACTCGCTCGCGCCCGTGGTGAGATGCCTTGCCGATGACCTCGCGGTCGCGCAGCTCTTTCGCGGCCGGGGGCGGCGCATCGTCCAGTCCACCGCGCCGGTGGCACTGGAGACCAGTACGCCAACGTTCGGCAGGTACTGGCGGCAGATGCACCGGTGGTTCGTGTTCGCGTGGCTGCTGCTCCGAGATCAGGGGCGCGCGGTGCAATTGCTGATCGTGATCCTGCATGCGGCACCGCCAGCGCTGTTGCTGGTGATGCTCGTCGCCACCGTACTCGCGGGGAGCCCGTTGCCATGGGTCCTCACCGGCATCGTCGTGCTGCTGCGCGCCTTCGTGGTGATCGGAATCCAGCGTGCCCTGACAGCGCGCCATCGGCACCGTGTCGTGCTCTCGCTGGTGTCGGAACTGCTGCAGCCTTTGCACCTGATGCATGCCCTGCTGGATCGGACCATCACCTGGCGCACCCGGACGTACCATGTGCGCGCGAACCGGGATTTCTCGGCAGTGTGA
- a CDS encoding NAD-dependent epimerase/dehydratase family protein, which produces MRRFADRKDLHLTGLGRRECNLPRYHRVDLTLPFDLPDTPDVVIHAAARASPWGTPAEFDRQNVRATQHVIDFCRRRGHPRLIYVSSSSVFYRNAHQHALTESSPIGPTFVNEYAATKYRGEELLRGYEGESVVLRPRAVFGPGDTVLFPRVLAAARKGVLPLLVGSSEVVVGDLIFIDVLCDYLLQAATAMAISGSYNLTNAEPVPLQALLLDVLAQLGVRAPRRRLHISTAMRAAGALEWLFRALPLPGEPPLTRFGVGVFAYSKTFDVARALADLGKPGVGLREGVSRFVAWQRAQWRR; this is translated from the coding sequence GTGCGTCGCTTCGCAGACCGCAAGGATCTGCACCTGACCGGACTGGGGCGACGGGAGTGCAACCTGCCGCGCTACCACCGGGTGGACCTGACCCTGCCATTCGACCTGCCGGATACGCCGGACGTCGTGATCCACGCCGCCGCGCGGGCATCACCGTGGGGCACGCCCGCCGAGTTCGACCGGCAGAACGTCCGTGCCACGCAGCATGTGATCGACTTCTGCCGGCGGCGCGGCCATCCGCGACTGATCTATGTGTCATCCAGCTCGGTGTTCTATCGCAACGCCCATCAGCACGCGCTGACCGAGTCGAGCCCGATCGGTCCGACGTTCGTCAACGAGTACGCGGCGACGAAGTACCGGGGCGAGGAGCTGCTGCGCGGCTACGAGGGTGAGTCTGTGGTGCTCCGCCCACGCGCGGTTTTCGGGCCGGGGGACACGGTGCTCTTTCCGCGCGTGCTCGCGGCCGCACGGAAAGGAGTATTGCCACTCCTGGTGGGGTCGAGCGAGGTCGTCGTCGGCGACCTGATCTTCATCGACGTGCTGTGCGATTACCTGTTGCAGGCCGCCACCGCCATGGCCATCAGCGGCAGCTACAACCTGACGAATGCCGAGCCCGTGCCACTGCAGGCGCTGCTGCTCGACGTGCTTGCGCAACTCGGAGTGCGGGCGCCACGGCGCCGGCTGCACATCTCGACCGCGATGCGTGCCGCCGGTGCCCTGGAGTGGCTCTTTCGGGCGCTGCCGCTCCCCGGCGAGCCGCCGCTGACTCGCTTTGGCGTGGGTGTGTTCGCCTACTCGAAGACGTTCGATGTGGCGCGGGCGCTGGCCGACCTCGGCAAGCCAGGTGTGGGGCTGCGGGAAGGCGTGAGCCGCTTCGTCGCCTGGCAGCGGGCGCAATGGCGGCGCTGA
- a CDS encoding BlaI/MecI/CopY family transcriptional regulator, protein MPPTEAELAALRVLWDQGPSTVRAVHDTLYHDSDVGYTTTLKLLQNLHAKRLVRRDDTGKQHVFEAIVTEAATVRQHVGRLIDATFNGSAAELAMRALEARPVSASELAELKRMVATLKARESR, encoded by the coding sequence ATGCCACCGACCGAAGCCGAACTGGCCGCCTTGCGCGTGCTCTGGGACCAGGGCCCATCCACAGTGCGCGCGGTGCATGACACGCTGTATCACGATTCGGACGTGGGCTACACCACGACGCTGAAGCTGCTGCAGAACCTTCACGCAAAGCGCCTCGTGCGCCGTGACGACACGGGGAAGCAGCATGTCTTCGAGGCGATCGTCACCGAAGCCGCCACCGTGCGACAGCACGTCGGCCGCCTGATCGATGCCACGTTCAACGGGTCCGCGGCGGAACTGGCCATGCGTGCCCTCGAGGCACGCCCGGTCTCGGCGAGCGAACTGGCAGAGCTGAAGCGCATGGTTGCCACCCTCAAGGCACGCGAGTCACGATGA
- a CDS encoding M56 family metallopeptidase: MSLIVDRYPLLLAGWGALSLSVLAWALLAPVSGAAVLSDDPARRYAVLTRRLAAAVALVPATGLLLNREVAQAVRRVSAEAMLAPASGDTGILRHALDASAIEGALLVLGVAWLAGLVWQMVRLGAGLRWERRVRRSVRPAPPALQRRLDDACGRLGLSQRVLIGTGPVDSPMLIGRVTPIIVVPRFRWYGSEAHCDALLLHELAHLQRGDRWSNVAILAAATLLWWHPSVRHTIRTAQHDREFACDDVVAQQGGASQALAEALVALADVRRAAIGTGTALTATAHPLVARVHRLLDAPGASRDLAPALPSRRSRWMASPALVTRMLLGAVPCCMIAVAASAHERTTRSFARSWMSPPTLITVRAVDPAGTFALAMRRGRVEHVTMDSSPVSPSRVTVAGDSVAIRDPSGARVLTLALDPRGAIRWDPRPAPAHGTTGAPQHPMRLDKRSPAPGFP; this comes from the coding sequence ATGTCTCTGATCGTGGACCGGTATCCGCTGCTGCTGGCCGGGTGGGGAGCCCTGTCGCTGAGCGTCCTGGCGTGGGCGCTCCTGGCACCGGTGTCGGGCGCTGCCGTGCTGAGCGACGACCCGGCGCGACGCTACGCCGTGCTCACCCGACGACTCGCCGCCGCAGTCGCACTCGTGCCGGCTACGGGACTGCTCCTCAACCGTGAAGTCGCACAGGCGGTGAGGCGGGTTTCCGCCGAGGCCATGCTCGCGCCGGCGAGCGGTGACACCGGCATCCTGCGGCACGCGCTCGATGCCAGCGCCATCGAAGGTGCGTTGCTCGTCCTCGGGGTCGCGTGGCTGGCGGGTCTCGTGTGGCAGATGGTTCGCCTCGGCGCAGGACTGCGCTGGGAACGCCGGGTTCGGCGTTCGGTACGGCCGGCGCCACCGGCGTTGCAACGCCGACTCGACGACGCCTGTGGCCGGCTCGGGCTCTCACAACGCGTGCTCATCGGCACCGGGCCCGTGGATTCTCCGATGCTGATCGGTCGCGTGACGCCGATCATCGTGGTCCCCCGCTTCCGCTGGTACGGAAGCGAGGCGCACTGTGATGCCCTGCTGCTGCACGAGCTCGCGCACCTGCAGCGCGGTGACCGGTGGTCGAATGTCGCGATACTCGCCGCCGCGACACTGCTCTGGTGGCATCCGTCGGTCCGCCACACCATTCGCACGGCGCAACACGACCGCGAGTTCGCGTGCGATGATGTGGTCGCGCAGCAGGGCGGCGCATCACAGGCGCTGGCGGAAGCGCTGGTGGCGCTCGCGGATGTGCGACGCGCAGCCATCGGCACGGGCACGGCACTCACCGCCACGGCCCATCCCCTGGTGGCACGCGTGCACCGCCTGCTCGATGCACCGGGCGCCAGCCGCGACCTGGCGCCAGCGCTCCCGTCCCGGCGCTCGCGATGGATGGCCTCGCCTGCTCTCGTCACCCGAATGCTCCTCGGCGCCGTGCCGTGTTGCATGATCGCGGTCGCCGCCAGCGCGCACGAGCGCACCACCCGCTCGTTCGCGCGGAGCTGGATGTCTCCGCCCACGCTGATCACCGTGCGTGCCGTGGATCCCGCCGGGACGTTTGCGCTGGCCATGCGGAGGGGGCGCGTCGAGCACGTCACGATGGACTCGTCCCCCGTGTCCCCGTCGCGCGTGACCGTCGCCGGTGACTCGGTCGCGATCCGTGATCCCAGCGGCGCACGCGTGTTGACGCTCGCGCTCGACCCCCGCGGGGCGATCCGCTGGGATCCCCGTCCGGCACCGGCGCATGGCACCACTGGAGCGCCACAGCACCCGATGCGGCTTGACAAGCGGTCCCCCGCCCCCGGATTCCCCTGA
- a CDS encoding PD40 domain-containing protein: MAAPILLLLCAGHARAQGPTPGAYYCYTTQNAAGRVATETDRVQVMPAFFGGLVFQANGTYRFTRRPGGGRAALTPDRTGLTFTGDMRSMRGEGYSASEHAFTLTNGSIAFICTLEGARSTGTAPGTNGIPAQPTTTAPQPAGGRGVGARNEGTRGKLLVTESYAYNHFLGAVREFDLATGAFRRLFPDGAANQNPRGEIVHFDRSARVSITDRSGTRTLAQLIDKPQLQFDELYPAISHAGDFVALTGGYHTTTGGLADLVSDGVELVIMARDGRVVARHRYLTQAAWSPDGGIIAAGTGPKRGLYRIEPGFQTVRRIAPSVEDAAMPAVSPDGKSIAFVRNDEVWRVQQDGSGLVSVLTGGTASFPAWSPDGRFIAALSIVTPRFGVARSFVFIVNVSADTAFVPKDDQGRELESRNRLVWLP, from the coding sequence ATGGCTGCGCCCATCCTGCTGCTCCTGTGCGCCGGGCACGCGCGCGCACAGGGCCCGACGCCCGGGGCCTACTACTGCTACACCACGCAGAATGCCGCAGGGCGGGTGGCGACCGAGACCGATCGTGTGCAGGTCATGCCGGCGTTCTTCGGTGGGCTGGTGTTCCAGGCGAACGGCACCTATCGCTTCACGCGCCGCCCCGGCGGCGGGCGCGCTGCGCTGACCCCCGATCGCACGGGGCTCACCTTCACTGGTGACATGCGCTCGATGCGCGGCGAGGGCTACTCCGCCAGCGAGCACGCCTTCACGCTCACGAACGGCAGCATCGCCTTCATCTGCACGCTTGAAGGCGCGAGGTCCACCGGGACGGCGCCGGGAACCAACGGCATCCCGGCGCAGCCCACGACGACGGCACCGCAGCCCGCCGGCGGCAGGGGCGTGGGAGCGCGGAACGAGGGCACGAGAGGAAAGCTCCTCGTCACGGAGTCCTATGCATACAACCACTTCCTAGGCGCGGTCCGCGAGTTCGACCTCGCGACCGGGGCATTCCGCCGCCTGTTCCCGGATGGTGCGGCCAATCAGAATCCGCGCGGCGAGATCGTGCATTTCGACAGGAGTGCCAGGGTGTCGATCACGGATCGCAGCGGCACGCGCACGCTGGCCCAACTCATCGACAAGCCCCAGCTCCAGTTCGACGAGCTGTATCCAGCCATCTCGCACGCCGGTGACTTCGTCGCCCTCACCGGAGGCTATCACACGACCACCGGCGGGCTGGCTGACCTGGTCAGTGACGGTGTCGAGCTCGTGATCATGGCGCGGGACGGTCGCGTCGTTGCCCGGCACCGGTACCTGACGCAGGCCGCGTGGAGCCCGGATGGCGGCATCATCGCGGCGGGAACCGGACCGAAGCGCGGACTCTATCGCATCGAGCCCGGGTTCCAGACGGTGCGCCGCATCGCACCGTCCGTCGAGGACGCCGCGATGCCGGCGGTGAGCCCCGACGGAAAGTCGATCGCGTTCGTGCGGAATGACGAGGTCTGGAGGGTGCAGCAGGACGGCAGCGGGCTGGTGTCCGTGCTCACCGGCGGCACCGCCTCGTTTCCGGCATGGTCGCCCGACGGGCGCTTCATCGCGGCGCTGTCGATCGTGACACCCCGGTTCGGCGTCGCGAGGTCATTCGTCTTCATCGTGAACGTCAGCGCGGACACCGCGTTCGTGCCGAAGGACGATCAGGGTCGCGAACTCGAGTCGCGCAACCGCCTGGTCTGGCTGCCGTAA
- a CDS encoding beta-lactamase family protein, translated as MALLLGCSTLTPGTPRGGPPASPAIEQARFDALVPRLLRDYHSAGVGIGIIRGGELVWTGYYGEQAPGVPVSASTVFNTASVAKTVTAETIISLASKGLINLDEPIAAYVKHPDLKDDPRYGLLTPRLLLSHRSGLLNWSYEYKDGRLAFVRDPDTRFGYSGAGVELAAQYAEAKGGHDFEALASEHLLGSLGVTEMSMGRLRTWLDGRLAVPMNAKGEYRPLGELNGRFAENSGGRWSAADDLLTTVDAYATFLTGVIRSNWLTTAQVAERSAILTSLSGDPTWNCDSGPEVRCADAYGHGIGWMVYRYGDHTVLKHGGNDAGENALVYFSPDTKNGAVIFVNGGNGIFVTVRVLELIGDEPHVAGYYRQLVKKHYGVSMPPLADID; from the coding sequence TTGGCGCTGCTACTCGGGTGCTCTACGCTCACCCCGGGTACGCCCCGTGGTGGGCCGCCGGCATCCCCCGCGATCGAGCAGGCCCGGTTCGACGCATTGGTTCCGCGACTGCTTCGCGACTATCACAGCGCTGGCGTTGGGATTGGCATAATCAGGGGAGGCGAACTCGTCTGGACTGGCTACTACGGCGAGCAGGCTCCGGGTGTTCCTGTCTCTGCGAGCACGGTATTCAACACCGCCTCGGTCGCGAAGACGGTGACCGCAGAGACGATCATCTCGCTGGCTTCCAAGGGGTTGATCAACCTCGATGAACCGATAGCCGCGTACGTCAAGCACCCGGACCTGAAGGATGATCCGCGCTATGGTCTGCTCACGCCGCGTCTCCTGCTCTCGCATCGTTCCGGGCTGCTGAATTGGTCCTACGAGTACAAGGACGGGCGCCTTGCGTTCGTGCGTGATCCCGACACTCGGTTCGGCTACTCCGGTGCGGGCGTCGAACTGGCGGCTCAATACGCCGAAGCCAAGGGCGGGCACGACTTCGAGGCGCTGGCATCCGAGCACCTCCTCGGTTCACTGGGCGTGACGGAGATGTCGATGGGCCGGCTCCGAACATGGCTCGACGGACGGCTCGCCGTGCCGATGAATGCCAAGGGCGAGTACCGGCCCCTGGGCGAACTCAATGGCAGGTTTGCGGAGAACTCCGGTGGAAGGTGGAGCGCCGCCGACGACCTGCTGACGACCGTGGATGCCTACGCGACCTTCCTGACCGGAGTCATCCGCAGCAACTGGCTGACCACGGCGCAGGTAGCCGAGCGTTCGGCGATTCTCACGAGCCTCAGCGGCGATCCGACCTGGAACTGTGACTCCGGCCCCGAGGTGCGCTGCGCGGACGCCTATGGCCATGGGATCGGCTGGATGGTCTACCGGTATGGCGACCATACCGTCCTCAAACATGGTGGTAACGATGCCGGTGAGAACGCGTTGGTCTACTTCTCCCCGGACACGAAGAATGGCGCGGTGATCTTCGTCAATGGCGGCAATGGGATCTTCGTCACCGTCCGCGTCCTCGAATTGATCGGCGACGAGCCTCATGTCGCCGGATATTACCGGCAGCTCGTGAAGAAGCACTATGGAGTCTCCATGCCTCCACTCGCCGATATCGACTGA
- a CDS encoding ATP-binding cassette domain-containing protein, producing MTPILTAYCVAKSYGNRRILSSATLRAESGQLRVLFGRNGIGKSTLLKIAAGRIAPDGGSVQFAGRAYLVPHHAELAALGLFYLPDHDLLSRAYTVRVQLEMLRRQFGGGDVEAAAERVGIAAHLDKRPTRLSGGELRRAELAAVIVREPRCLLADEPYRGISPKDAADMTVVLQSLVASGTAVLITGHEVPTLLAAADHISWCTNGTTYELGAPSVAVNHEAFRREYLGSGWSGVTSREHD from the coding sequence ATGACGCCCATCCTCACCGCCTATTGCGTGGCGAAGTCCTACGGCAATCGACGGATTCTCTCGTCAGCCACGCTCCGCGCCGAGTCCGGCCAGCTTCGTGTGCTCTTTGGACGGAACGGCATCGGAAAGTCGACACTGCTCAAGATCGCCGCCGGCCGTATCGCACCGGATGGCGGCTCTGTGCAGTTCGCCGGGCGCGCGTATCTCGTCCCGCATCACGCGGAACTCGCCGCGCTAGGACTGTTCTATCTTCCCGATCACGATCTCCTCTCACGCGCGTACACCGTACGGGTTCAGCTGGAGATGCTTCGCCGCCAGTTCGGCGGTGGAGATGTCGAGGCAGCGGCAGAGCGGGTTGGCATCGCAGCGCATCTCGACAAGCGGCCAACCCGGCTCTCGGGTGGTGAGCTCCGTCGCGCGGAGCTGGCCGCGGTGATCGTGCGCGAGCCGCGCTGCCTTCTCGCCGATGAGCCGTATCGTGGCATCTCGCCGAAGGATGCGGCTGACATGACGGTGGTCCTGCAATCGCTCGTGGCGTCTGGAACGGCAGTCCTGATCACGGGGCATGAAGTCCCCACGCTCCTCGCAGCGGCGGACCACATCAGCTGGTGCACCAACGGGACGACGTACGAGTTGGGTGCGCCTTCCGTGGCCGTCAATCACGAGGCGTTCCGGCGGGAGTACCTGGGAAGCGGGTGGTCTGGCGTGACCAGCCGGGAACATGATTGA
- a CDS encoding VOC family protein produces the protein MIDIALDATIPTLRVVDVSCSLPTYTALGFALTWQHQLTPDAPRLTSLQQGVAQLFLTEHAVAPVGAVVYFDTRGLDALVARAAAAGVLPTFGPENRPWGSREAYFTDPDGNVLRFGERLV, from the coding sequence GTGATTGATATTGCGCTCGACGCGACCATTCCAACGCTGCGCGTCGTCGATGTCTCGTGTTCGTTGCCTACGTACACGGCGCTGGGGTTCGCCCTCACGTGGCAGCATCAGCTGACACCCGATGCGCCGCGGCTGACGTCGCTGCAGCAAGGCGTGGCCCAACTCTTCCTGACTGAGCATGCGGTCGCCCCCGTCGGCGCCGTGGTGTACTTCGACACCCGGGGCCTTGATGCGCTCGTGGCGCGGGCCGCGGCCGCGGGGGTGCTCCCCACGTTCGGTCCCGAGAATCGCCCTTGGGGTAGCCGTGAAGCGTACTTCACCGACCCGGACGGGAACGTGCTGCGCTTCGGTGAGCGTCTCGTCTGA
- a CDS encoding O-methyltransferase, with protein sequence MDMDDRWQAVDAYFAGAVLAADPALASALESNAAAGLPAYDVSPLQGQLLGVLVEAANARRVLEIGTLGGFSTIWLARAVGPSGSVTTLELEPDYARVAAVNVARAGLADRVSIRIGRAAESLAALAAEGVEPFDLVFIDADKPSNREYLSWALKLSRPGTMILVDNVVRDGAVADASSTDPEVLGARDAIALLAREPRVRATAVQTVGVKGYDGFAIAIVREV encoded by the coding sequence ATGGACATGGATGACCGCTGGCAGGCGGTTGACGCCTACTTTGCTGGCGCGGTCCTCGCGGCTGACCCGGCGTTGGCGTCCGCACTGGAGTCGAACGCAGCGGCTGGGCTTCCTGCGTACGACGTCTCACCGCTCCAGGGTCAACTGCTTGGCGTTCTCGTCGAGGCCGCGAATGCGCGACGCGTGCTCGAGATCGGAACGCTTGGAGGGTTCAGCACGATCTGGCTTGCGCGGGCAGTCGGTCCGAGTGGATCGGTCACGACGCTGGAACTCGAGCCCGACTATGCGCGGGTCGCGGCAGTGAATGTTGCACGGGCTGGATTGGCGGACCGCGTGAGCATCCGAATCGGACGGGCCGCCGAGTCACTTGCCGCGCTCGCCGCAGAAGGTGTGGAGCCATTCGATCTCGTCTTCATCGACGCCGACAAGCCGAGCAATCGTGAATATCTCTCCTGGGCCCTCAAGCTGTCCCGTCCGGGCACGATGATCCTCGTGGACAATGTCGTACGCGACGGCGCGGTCGCTGATGCCTCGAGTACAGATCCCGAGGTGCTTGGAGCCCGTGACGCAATCGCCCTGCTCGCGCGCGAGCCGAGAGTGCGCGCCACTGCTGTCCAGACGGTGGGCGTGAAGGGATACGACGGGTTTGCGATCGCCATCGTGCGGGAAGTCTGA
- a CDS encoding transposase, whose product MPDAALACGEQYLAVGIVACLQSHGSRRNWHPHRHLLVTDGGSDRTWRSCRGQCTTPPGWPRRSAAPCFGFSCVWSCSMSTKPPAC is encoded by the coding sequence ATGCCCGACGCGGCCCTCGCCTGCGGCGAGCAATACCTCGCGGTCGGCATCGTGGCCTGCTTGCAGTCGCATGGCTCTCGGCGCAACTGGCATCCGCACCGGCACCTGCTCGTCACCGACGGCGGCTCCGACCGGACGTGGCGTTCGTGTCGTGGCCAGTGCACGACACCGCCCGGTTGGCCCAGGCGTTCCGCCGCGCCGTGCTTCGGTTTTTCTTGCGTCTGGAGCTGTTCGATGAGTACCAAGCCGCCGGCATGCTGA